Below is a window of Bacteroidota bacterium DNA.
ACTTGTGTGACAGTGTCATGCACGATGTTCTGTCGAGACACCTCCAGCATCAGCAGATACCCGGCAATGACCAGAGAAGAGACCATCGCCACGATTTCTGTATAGGCATTGATGCGCCACCAGAACCAGCGAAGGATATAAATGAGTCCAGTGCCTGCACCCAAAAGTAGCAACAGGTTGAACGCCTGCCCGGCATCAGTTAACATTAGACCGAGGCCAAGCCCGAGGAAGGTAGACAGCACTGTAAACAACCGGCCCGCCCAGACGAGCTCTTTCTGACTTGCCTCTGGTTTGATAAATCGCTGATAAAAATCGTTGACCAGATAGGAAGCACCCAGGTTTAATTGGGTCGACATGGTCGACATGAACGCGGCAATCAAAGAAGCCGCAACCAGTCCAAGCAGACCACTGGGTAAAAAAGTCAACATAGCGGGGTAGGCTACATCGTGGCCTAGTTTGTCAGCTGGTAGGTTGGGGAACGCTTCCTGAAGATCAGACAGATTAGGGAATACAACCAAAGAAGCGAGCGCAATCAAAATCCAGGGCCAGGGGCGAAGTGCGTAGTGTGCTGCGTTAAAAAACAGTGTGGCACCCATGGCGTTGGTCTCGTCTTTTGCCGAAAACATACGTTGCGCGATATAGCCACCGCCACCAGGTTCAGCACCTGGGTAATATGACGCCCACCACTGTACAGCTAAGGGCACAAAGAGAACGGGAATCCATACATTGGGGTCGGAGAAGTCTGGCATCAGGTCTAATTTGGTTGAAACTAGATCATTTGCAAGTAAATTTGATAGGCCGCCGACTTCGGGTAGGCCGAGTATATAAATACATGCCCATACGGAACCAATCATTGCTAGAATAAACTGGACAA
It encodes the following:
- a CDS encoding sodium:solute symporter family protein, translating into MQLATIDWLIIIAFFVFSLVVGLWVSRKAGSSTTEFFLSGRNMPWWLLGVSMVATTFSSDTPNLVTNLVRESGVAGNWGWWAFLLTGMLTVFVYARLWRRSEVMTDIEFYELRYSGKAAAFLRGFRALYLGLVFNVMVMGAVSLAGIKFGEIILGWPGWQTLLIAGSITLIYSALGGLRAVVITDFVQFILAMIGSVWACIYILGLPEVGGLSNLLANDLVSTKLDLMPDFSDPNVWIPVLFVPLAVQWWASYYPGAEPGGGGYIAQRMFSAKDETNAMGATLFFNAAHYALRPWPWILIALASLVVFPNLSDLQEAFPNLPADKLGHDVAYPAMLTFLPSGLLGLVAASLIAAFMSTMSTQLNLGASYLVNDFYQRFIKPEASQKELVWAGRLFTVLSTFLGLGLGLMLTDAGQAFNLLLLLGAGTGLIYILRWFWWRINAYTEIVAMVSSLVIAGYLLMLEVSRQNIVHDTVTQVLSVGRLDLKKPLKVCNVWMYVCIQRLVEHAHMANFQALFTAQQPAANPYLMLEVSRQNIVH